Proteins co-encoded in one candidate division WOR-3 bacterium genomic window:
- a CDS encoding T9SS type A sorting domain-containing protein — MKKIFTTSLFAILAFYSLTAGQLVFDFSIDRSDFNLISIGERSLIQMEDGMASSEKGSPFLPSLKINYSIPSRSVVRDVVVEDAEWIYLGNYRIFPSQGYVRLDENFVFHPEDPEIYSENAYYPENILENFTTGNKSGFSICALELNPFRYNPATGELYYLERCRLKVDFDDGLGDIVYLTEKQSTEFSRQIEGIVENPGDVFVFSPMIKDLRDSSHEYVIVAPYSISQEFEELIEWKSRKGYSSVVVPVESIYVNYSGYDDMEKIRNFVKDMHQNHGLIYLVLAGDHDNLGSRVIPIRNGSTTDNTPSDLYFSDVVPYSSNWDGNGNHVYGEYNIDGCDWYSDVYVGRFPVNNSQEVQRWISKVIGYEQNPPSGYLEKSLMAGAGLWPSVNYYGDRVCNYIADNFLPVHWQHVKMYQTDTLSFPQGFTDSFSDGCAWSQICGHGNPDGIYWYNPGGSIIDGSSASALTNGMKLGVVHSIACQPGWFDNYECVGEKLFNAPNGGAIAVQFNARYGWGAPPSFGPSEWLCIWLAEVVFTNEVWNIGAAHGLSKDVMVPGLSQGEHWCVTELNLFADPETPVYSSEPQSLYPTYDPVVSLGSNQYSVNVSNSRDPVEGAVCCLSDRDEPSIKFYAVTDPSGNAVVSTNFISTTSVVLTVTSHDYRAFLDTIPASSSSSFVAFTGIDTVIGGYQNGQFNTGCHYSAKIDVANFGTQTANAVRGVLSCSETGIAFNQDTLVFGNIDPSDTVTSAGSAAFSVSNNIPDGTTFHVDLTCFDQDDSTWLSSFDLTVNSPQIDFVVLKGPQTASPGDTLLLTPVVKNTGSANAFNSTVKMRTTNTNISVFDSSETVACLHPDSSAELYRQFAIAISPSCPEPTYIDLVFEIKTESLDVFCDTFVLYVGQAFEEDFEGTPGDWIFSGPSSWHTTEHTSNSPTHSMYCGVENNWTYSNSIANSRVISPAVDIARGSQLTFWHKYELYDNKDKVQVMISTDGGSTWDLINPVQGYTGKWAYAPYDSIYTGSQQTWQRQDFILDYEGEVKLSWLFFSNPSQNAEGYYFDDVSLHLSSGLTGVEEPVEPSPLKDFELFRAYPNPTQGEILISYSLGVSSIVEVSVFDITGRQVIRLYSGEQNPGRYSVEWNGRDEKGELMPSGTYFYKVTACGQITGDKFIVVK, encoded by the coding sequence GAAACTACAGGATATTTCCAAGCCAGGGGTACGTCCGTCTCGATGAGAATTTTGTATTTCACCCTGAGGATCCTGAAATCTACTCGGAAAACGCTTATTACCCTGAAAATATTCTGGAAAATTTTACAACGGGCAACAAGTCCGGTTTTTCAATTTGCGCTCTCGAACTGAACCCATTCCGGTATAATCCAGCGACAGGCGAATTGTATTATCTCGAGCGTTGCAGATTAAAAGTAGATTTCGATGATGGTCTTGGAGATATTGTGTATCTGACTGAAAAGCAGTCAACGGAGTTTTCACGGCAGATCGAGGGAATAGTCGAAAATCCCGGTGATGTTTTTGTTTTCAGCCCCATGATAAAGGATCTCAGGGATTCCTCGCACGAATACGTTATAGTGGCGCCTTATTCAATTTCTCAGGAATTTGAAGAACTGATAGAGTGGAAATCTAGAAAAGGGTATTCATCCGTTGTAGTCCCTGTTGAATCAATTTACGTCAATTACAGCGGCTATGACGACATGGAGAAGATCAGGAATTTTGTCAAGGATATGCACCAGAACCATGGTCTCATATACCTTGTTTTAGCCGGTGATCATGATAATTTAGGCTCGAGGGTAATACCAATAAGAAACGGTTCGACGACCGACAACACGCCTTCCGACCTGTATTTTTCTGATGTCGTCCCTTATTCTTCGAACTGGGACGGAAACGGCAATCATGTATATGGAGAATACAACATAGACGGATGCGACTGGTATAGCGATGTCTATGTCGGTAGGTTCCCAGTGAACAATTCTCAGGAAGTGCAGAGATGGATATCCAAAGTCATTGGGTACGAACAGAATCCGCCTTCAGGCTATCTTGAAAAATCATTGATGGCGGGGGCGGGTCTCTGGCCAAGTGTCAACTACTACGGGGACAGGGTCTGCAATTATATAGCCGACAACTTCCTTCCCGTTCATTGGCAGCATGTCAAAATGTACCAAACAGACACTCTTTCCTTTCCTCAAGGATTCACAGATTCATTCAGCGACGGATGCGCGTGGAGTCAAATCTGCGGTCACGGCAACCCCGACGGTATATACTGGTACAATCCGGGCGGATCCATTATAGACGGTTCTTCGGCTTCGGCTCTGACAAACGGAATGAAACTAGGGGTGGTTCATTCCATAGCATGCCAGCCCGGCTGGTTTGACAACTATGAATGCGTCGGGGAGAAATTATTCAACGCTCCAAACGGAGGAGCCATCGCTGTCCAGTTCAACGCGAGGTATGGCTGGGGGGCACCTCCGTCTTTCGGACCTTCTGAATGGCTGTGTATTTGGTTGGCTGAGGTGGTTTTCACCAACGAAGTGTGGAATATTGGTGCCGCCCACGGTTTGAGTAAAGATGTAATGGTTCCAGGTTTAAGCCAAGGTGAACATTGGTGCGTCACGGAGCTCAATTTATTCGCTGACCCTGAAACTCCTGTGTATTCATCTGAACCTCAGTCGCTCTATCCCACTTATGATCCGGTGGTCAGCCTTGGATCGAATCAGTATTCGGTCAACGTCTCAAATTCGAGGGATCCTGTGGAAGGCGCTGTTTGTTGCCTTTCAGACAGAGACGAACCTTCAATAAAATTTTATGCTGTTACCGACCCCTCGGGAAATGCAGTTGTAAGTACAAATTTTATCTCCACGACAAGTGTCGTGCTGACGGTGACCTCACATGACTACAGGGCTTTCCTGGATACTATACCGGCTTCAAGCTCATCTTCTTTTGTCGCTTTTACGGGAATAGACACAGTTATCGGCGGTTATCAAAACGGACAGTTCAATACCGGGTGTCATTATTCGGCGAAAATTGATGTAGCGAATTTTGGAACGCAGACGGCAAACGCGGTCAGGGGGGTTTTGTCCTGTTCTGAAACCGGAATAGCATTTAATCAAGATACGCTTGTATTCGGGAATATTGATCCTTCAGACACCGTCACTTCTGCCGGCTCCGCTGCCTTTTCTGTTTCAAACAACATTCCCGACGGCACCACTTTTCACGTGGATCTGACCTGCTTCGATCAAGACGACAGCACTTGGTTGAGTTCTTTTGATTTGACAGTAAATTCTCCTCAAATTGATTTTGTTGTTTTAAAAGGCCCCCAGACAGCTTCACCCGGTGACACTTTGCTTCTGACTCCTGTTGTTAAGAACACTGGAAGCGCTAACGCTTTTAATTCCACGGTCAAAATGAGAACCACCAACACAAACATTTCGGTTTTTGATTCTTCTGAGACGGTAGCGTGCTTACATCCCGATTCCTCAGCTGAACTCTACAGACAATTTGCAATCGCCATATCCCCATCTTGCCCTGAACCGACATACATAGATCTCGTCTTTGAGATCAAAACCGAAAGTCTCGATGTTTTTTGCGACACCTTCGTCCTTTATGTGGGGCAAGCTTTTGAGGAGGATTTTGAAGGAACCCCTGGGGACTGGATATTTTCAGGCCCTTCTTCCTGGCACACCACTGAACATACATCTAACAGCCCTACTCATTCAATGTATTGCGGAGTTGAAAACAATTGGACTTATTCCAATTCAATAGCTAATTCCAGGGTTATTTCACCAGCTGTCGATATAGCAAGAGGCAGTCAACTGACCTTCTGGCATAAATACGAGCTGTACGACAACAAGGATAAAGTGCAGGTGATGATTTCAACTGACGGAGGATCAACCTGGGACCTTATAAACCCGGTTCAAGGATACACGGGAAAATGGGCATACGCACCTTACGACTCAATTTATACGGGCAGTCAGCAGACATGGCAAAGGCAGGATTTTATTCTTGACTATGAAGGAGAAGTAAAACTGAGCTGGCTGTTTTTCTCCAACCCTTCACAGAACGCCGAAGGCTACTATTTCGACGATGTTTCATTGCATCTATCTTCAGGTCTCACCGGAGTCGAAGAGCCGGTAGAACCTTCACCTTTGAAAGATTTCGAGCTGTTCAGGGCTTATCCGAATCCGACTCAAGGAGAGATCCTGATCTCTTATTCTCTGGGGGTTTCCTCTATAGTTGAGGTGTCGGTTTTCGATATCACGGGAAGACAAGTTATCCGACTTTACAGCGGAGAGCAGAACCCAGGAAGATATTCGGTTGAATGGAACGGAAGAGACGAAAAGGGCGAATTAATGCCTTCGGGCACCTATTTTTACAAAGTAACAGCATGCGGACAAATTACAGGAGACAAATTTATAGTCGTGAAATAG
- a CDS encoding M42 family metallopeptidase, producing MKYVDFAVEEILRLCKIPSPSGFTREIENQVFNELTSFGFQTTYSNKRSILSLLGGEGHTLVLAAHLDTLGAMVRSLKPNGRLRFTKIGGFPENFIEGENCTIHTREGRTFSGTFQLLKPSVHVNKKAAEEKRDDENVEIVVDEKVRDKKDLISLGISPGDFVSFDPKTVLTQSGFIKSRHLDDKASAGILIALAKLLKEEKITPARKVYLLFTTFEEVGHGASSGLPEDAEEIVSVDMGAVGDDLETDEYKVSICAKDSGGPYDFNVTNKLIELAKKEKLNYAVDIYPFYGSDAEAALYAGFDVRHGLIGPGVSASHGYERTHREGVENTLKLLKEYVNSPVVSALS from the coding sequence CTGAAATACGTCGATTTTGCCGTGGAAGAAATTTTGCGTCTCTGTAAAATACCCAGCCCTTCGGGTTTTACGAGAGAAATAGAAAATCAAGTTTTCAATGAACTCACGTCTTTCGGTTTTCAGACCACATATTCCAACAAGAGGTCAATCCTTTCCCTTTTAGGGGGTGAAGGTCATACGCTGGTCCTCGCCGCTCACTTAGACACGCTAGGCGCTATGGTGAGGTCACTTAAGCCGAATGGAAGGTTGAGGTTTACAAAGATCGGAGGATTTCCGGAAAATTTCATCGAGGGAGAGAACTGCACTATCCATACTCGAGAAGGGCGCACTTTTTCTGGAACTTTTCAGCTTTTAAAGCCTTCTGTCCATGTAAACAAGAAAGCCGCAGAAGAGAAAAGGGATGATGAAAACGTGGAAATTGTTGTTGATGAAAAGGTCAGAGACAAGAAAGACTTGATCTCACTCGGCATCAGTCCGGGGGATTTCGTGTCTTTTGACCCCAAGACAGTTTTGACCCAAAGCGGCTTTATCAAGAGCAGACACCTCGACGACAAAGCGAGCGCGGGGATATTGATCGCGTTAGCCAAATTGCTGAAGGAAGAGAAAATAACACCGGCAAGAAAAGTTTACCTTCTTTTTACGACATTTGAGGAAGTAGGACACGGAGCGTCTTCAGGTTTGCCTGAAGACGCCGAAGAAATAGTTTCGGTCGACATGGGGGCTGTCGGTGACGATCTTGAGACTGACGAATACAAAGTTTCAATATGCGCAAAAGATTCTGGAGGACCTTACGACTTCAATGTCACCAACAAACTCATAGAGTTAGCGAAAAAGGAAAAACTTAATTACGCCGTGGATATTTATCCTTTTTACGGCTCTGATGCTGAAGCGGCTCTTTACGCGGGCTTCGACGTCAGGCACGGCTTGATTGGACCGGGAGTTTCCGCCTCCCACGGTTACGAAAGGACGCACAGAGAAGGAGTTGAAAACACGCTGAAATTGCTGAAAGAATATGTCAATTCTCCGGTGGTTTCTGCTCTTTCTTGA
- a CDS encoding DUF1049 domain-containing protein, giving the protein MRYVYIVLITVFICLVVIFAVQNRQTVTLCFLSWKMTLPLALQVLIVYILGMITGGSVFAFLKQTLKGVKKEQKPPEN; this is encoded by the coding sequence ATGCGGTATGTTTATATTGTATTGATTACTGTATTTATCTGCTTGGTGGTCATTTTCGCCGTTCAGAACAGACAGACGGTCACGCTTTGCTTTCTCTCATGGAAGATGACCCTTCCACTGGCACTGCAGGTTTTAATAGTCTACATACTCGGTATGATAACCGGAGGCAGTGTTTTCGCTTTTTTAAAACAGACTTTAAAAGGCGTCAAGAAAGAGCAGAAACCACCGGAGAATTGA